Proteins encoded in a region of the Larimichthys crocea isolate SSNF chromosome XVI, L_crocea_2.0, whole genome shotgun sequence genome:
- the LOC104938682 gene encoding uncharacterized protein LOC104938682 isoform X2 encodes MLTDSDREMAIPRMFNSNTPFVIVTGGSELSFLGKEDDSQVCEEEKDSLVQAIAPHLSRVMQHGTAKHVEGPQVSEDSTCVSIVAQAESEDFQEFSPTNTHSPYSRAQPLKKRRPLSKEAALLSDTEDEAFDVAHYHLQRKQRRKTRGQSQEGGEEPPIIRGLWVQEIDWLKSADREMTSWAEIIPPPPQFTDSVSHPCSCDLPSSRQCADVCECDAGLEEEEADDTSSSDDRGGGSDSDCDLEQDSESICTHESESDSSCGAEDDTQGPDSFGVEATMSTLTFNLMHVSDFTSSSHAECYSDSTGCVQSMLGISDPSCTVNTSQCAFGFDDTSDTDTVLGILRGRVTRMPKISVEPFFKDLIEQTLNEWKSSKTLNEGLIFHHQLQPNSCQYREGEEYCILHHIQNGSYGDVFCVQDKLTGFECAAKRIPLSHFSSEEVSTWSALNSPRVVELFGAVREGLNIVLFMDLKPACLSQLLKEMKSLPEDLALHYLHQSLEALEHLHHRKVLHLDVKVDNVLLSADCRDTFLCDFGLSETLDDNGRSTEAFRGAALPGTETHMAPEVARGDRLCAKADVWSSCCMLLHMLNGCQPWKRYYSPPLCLQIVNEPPPLWEVPSNCNNFTAKVFRAGLQKDPDRRASAKDLRRKTTKALRAVGGLSPWSIKSACEKLYHGKNQNEVTSPSLSPVTPTKPSAALSAPTMYWVSPWRTTAVDEDSNDHDSEEEMDSLTREWESQPKSLQVDYTADEQDWDTWSDSEVDIYMGEEERIQEKWLKTERDYEGDWEEEGDEEGEVEEVEEEEEEEEEEEEWDSISSEYRRALRGVFPLLQKGQQIIHDNAWGSEPELEYLRDDVAIGTTIRTPSPEPRDDPPSCFSCSDTSQMDASENDSDHSSDDLSSGVFSSCNSQTDGHLEWLASANQPSSYCFEGVDIWIENVQGECLRIREHRQVKVGHVAVGISDQISGKAFTLETLDRKMVSFEQEIKESCLWLRCVPAPDRCQRWRWRVQDGKLELRE; translated from the exons ATGCTCACCgacagtgacagagaaatgGCCATACCGCGGATGTTTAACTCCAACACCCCGTTCGTCATCGTGACCGGAGGATCTGAACTCTCCTTTCTTGGCAAAGAGGACGACAGCCAAGTGTGCGAGGAGGAGAAGGACTCGCTGGTCCAGGCCATCGCCCCCCATCTGAGCCGGGTGATGCAGCACGGCACCGCCAAACATGTGGAGGGCCCCCAAGTGTCCGAGGACAGTACCTGTGTGTCCATAGTGGCACAGGCAGAGA GTGAAGACTTTCAGGAGTTCAgccccaccaacacacacagtccttaCTCGAGAGCTCAGCCGCTCAAGAAGCGCAG GCCTCTCAGCAAGGAAGCTGCCCTCTTGAGTGACACTGAGGATGAGGCCTTCGACGTGGCGCACTACCACCTCCAGAGGAAACAACGCAGGAAAACCAGAGGACAGAgccaggagggaggagaagagccTCCAATCATCCGAGGCCTGTGGGTGCAGGAGATTGATTGGCTGAAATCAGCAGACAGGGAGATGACGTCATGGGCTGAGATCATACCGCCTCCTCCTCAGTTCACTGACTCAGTCTCACACCCTTGCAGCTGTGACCTGCCGTCCTCCCGCCAATGTGCAGATGTGTGCGAGTGTGACGCAGGattggaggaggaagaagcagacGACACATCCAGCTCTGATGACAGAGGCGGCGGCTCGGACTCTGATTGCGACCTGGAGCAAGACTCTGAATCCATTTGCACTCACGAAAGCGAGTCGGACTCGTCCTGCGGCGCAGAGGACGACACACAAGGCCCAGATAGTTTTGGAGTCGAAGCCACAATGTCGACTTTGACCTTTAACCTGATGCACGTGTCCGATTTTACATCCTCCTCCCACGCTGAGTGCTATTCTGACTCTACAGGGTGTGTGCAGAGCATGCTGGGAATTTCAGACCCCAGCTGCACTGTGAACACATCTCAGTGTGCATTTGGTTTCGATGACACGAGCGATACTGACACAGTTCTGGGGATCTTAAGAGGCAGAGTGACGCGCATGCCGAAGATATCTGTCGAACCTTTCTTCAAAGATTTGATAGAACAAACGCTGAATGAGTGGAAGAGCAGCAAAACCCTCAATGAAGGACTCATATTTCATCAT CAACTTCAGCCCAACAGCTGTCAGtacagggagggagaggagtaTTGCATTCTTCATCACATCCAGAACGGCTCGTATGGTGACGTATTCTGCGTCCAGGACAAACTGACTGGATTCGAGTGTGCTGCCAAAAGG ATTCCTCTGAGTCACTTCAGCAGCGAGGAGGTGAGCACGTGGAGCGCTCTCAACTCTCCTCGTGTTGTGGAGCTCTTTGGGGCCGTCAGGGAGGGCCTCAACATTGTGCTGTTCATGGATCTGAAGCCAG CATGTTTGTCGCAGCTTCTGAAAGAGATGAAGTCCCTTCCTGAGGATTTGGCCCTGCACTACCTCCATCAGTCACTGGAGGCGCTAGAACACCTGCACCACAGAAAAGTCCTTCACCTGGACGTCAAAG TTGACaatgtgctgctgtctgcagactgcagagacacatTCCTCTGTGACTTTGGTCTCTCAGAGACATTAGATGACAATGGACGGAGCACCGAGGCCTTCAGGG GAGCTGCCCTCCCCGGCACAGAGACCCACATGGCCCCTGAGGTGGCTCGAGGAGATCGACTTTGTGCCAAGGCGGATGtatggagcagctgttgtatGCTACTGCACATGCTCAACGGATGCCAACCGTGGAAACGCTACTACTCCCCTCCACTCTGTCTCCAG ATTGTCAACGAGCCTCCGCCTCTCTGGGAGGTGCCGTCCAACTGCAACAATTTCACAGCTAAGGTGTTCAGAGCCGGACTCCAGAAAGACCCCGACAGACGAGCATCGGCGAAGGACCTCAGGAGGAAAACCACCAAGGCCCTCAGAGCAG TTGGAGGTCTGAGTCCCTGGTCCATCAAAAGTGCCTGTGAAAAGTTGTATCATGGCAAGAACCAGAATGAAGTCACCTCACCCTCTTTATCACCCGTCACCCCGACTAAACCATCAGCTGCCCTCTCAGCACCCACAATGTACTGGGTGAGCCCCTGGAGGACGACAGCAGTGGATGAGGACAGCAATGACCACGACTCTGAAGAGGAGATGGACTCCTTAACCAGGGAATGGGAGTCCCAGCCCAAATCACTGCAGGTTGATTACACTGCAGACGAACAAGACTGGGACACTTGGTCCGATTCGGAGGTGGATATATACATGGGAGAGGAGGAACGTATTCAGGAAAAGTGGCTGAAAACTGAAAGGGACTATGAAGGGGActgggaagaggaaggagatgaagagggggaagtagaagaagtagaagaagaagaagaagaagaagaagaagaagaagagtgggaCTCTATTTCTTCAGAGTATCGCCGAGCTCTCCGAGGCGTCTTCCCTTTGCTGCAAAAAGGCCAACAGATAATTCATGACAATGCATGGGGatcagaaccagagctggaatACCTCAGAGACG ATGTAGCTATAGGCACCACCATCCGGACCCCATCCCCTGAACCTAGAGATGACCCTCCATCCTGTTTCAGCTGCTCGGACACGTCGCAGATGGATGCCTCAGAGAAC GACTCTGATCATTCATCTGATGATCTGAGCTCTGGAGTCTTTTCCTCCTGCAACAGTCAGACGGACGGACACTTGGAGTGGTTGGCTTCAGCGAATCAGCCCTCTTCATACTGCTTCGAAG GTGTTGACATCTGGATCGAGAACGTGCAGGGCGAATGTCTAAGGATTCGTGAACACCGGCAGGTCAAAGTGGGCCATGTGGCTGTAGGAATTAGTGATCAG ATCTCAGGGAAAGCCTTCACGTTGGAGACCCTGGACAGGAAGATGGTGTCTTTTGAACAAGAGATCAAGGAGTCTTGTCTGTGGCTCCGCTGTGTTCCCGCTCCGGACAGATGTCAGCGCTGGAGGTGGAGAGTCCAAGACGGGAAGCTGGAGCTGCGAGAATGA
- the LOC104938681 gene encoding ADP-ribosylation factor 1-like yields MGNVFAALFKGLFGKKEMRILMVGLDAAGKTTILYKLKLGEIVTTIPTIGFNVETVEYKNISFTVWDVGGQDKIRPLWRHYFQNTQGLIFVVDSNDRERVNEAREELSRMLSEDELRDAVLLVFANKQDLPNAMNAAEITDKLGLHALRQRSWYIQATCATSGDGLYEGLDWLSNQLKNQK; encoded by the exons ATGGGGAATGTGTTCGCAGCCTTATTCAAGGGCCTCTTTGGCAAAAAGGAGATGAGGATTCTCATGGTCGGGCTCGATGCTGCTGGAAAAACAACCATCCTATATAAACTCAAACTTGGAGAGATAGTCACCACCATTCCCACCATTG GTTTTAATGTTGAAACTGTAGAATACAAGAACATCAGCTTCACAGTGTGGGATGTGGGCGGTCAGGACAAAATCAGGCCGCTGTGGCGCCACTACTTCCAGAACACtcaag GGCTCATCTTTGTGGTGGACAGCAACGACAGGGAGCGAGTGAACGAGGCGAGGGAGGAGTTGTCCAGAATGCTCTCCGAGGACGAGCTCAGAGACGCCGTGCTGCTCGTTTTTGCAAATAAACAG GATCTCCCCAACGCCATGAACGCTGCAGAGATCACAGACAAGCTGGGCTTGCACGCCCTCCGTCAGCGCAGCTGGTACATCCAGGCCACCTGCGCCACCAGCGGGGACGGCTTGTACGAGGGCCTGGACTGGCTCTCCAACCAGCTGAAGAACCAGAAATGA
- the LOC104938682 gene encoding uncharacterized protein LOC104938682 isoform X1 gives MLTDSDREMAIPRMFNSNTPFVIVTGGSELSFLGKEDDSQVCEEEKDSLVQAIAPHLSRVMQHGTAKHVEGPQVSEDSTCVSIVAQAESEDFQEFSPTNTHSPYSRAQPLKKRRPLSKEAALLSDTEDEAFDVAHYHLQRKQRRKTRGQSQEGGEEPPIIRGLWVQEIDWLKSADREMTSWAEIIPPPPQFTDSVSHPCSCDLPSSRQCADVCECDAGLEEEEADDTSSSDDRGGGSDSDCDLEQDSESICTHESESDSSCGAEDDTQGPDSFGVEATMSTLTFNLMHVSDFTSSSHAECYSDSTGCVQSMLGISDPSCTVNTSQCAFGFDDTSDTDTVLGILRGRVTRMPKISVEPFFKDLIEQTLNEWKSSKTLNEGLIFHHQLQPNSCQYREGEEYCILHHIQNGSYGDVFCVQDKLTGFECAAKRRFVLRWSQIPLSHFSSEEVSTWSALNSPRVVELFGAVREGLNIVLFMDLKPACLSQLLKEMKSLPEDLALHYLHQSLEALEHLHHRKVLHLDVKVDNVLLSADCRDTFLCDFGLSETLDDNGRSTEAFRGAALPGTETHMAPEVARGDRLCAKADVWSSCCMLLHMLNGCQPWKRYYSPPLCLQIVNEPPPLWEVPSNCNNFTAKVFRAGLQKDPDRRASAKDLRRKTTKALRAVGGLSPWSIKSACEKLYHGKNQNEVTSPSLSPVTPTKPSAALSAPTMYWVSPWRTTAVDEDSNDHDSEEEMDSLTREWESQPKSLQVDYTADEQDWDTWSDSEVDIYMGEEERIQEKWLKTERDYEGDWEEEGDEEGEVEEVEEEEEEEEEEEEWDSISSEYRRALRGVFPLLQKGQQIIHDNAWGSEPELEYLRDDVAIGTTIRTPSPEPRDDPPSCFSCSDTSQMDASENDSDHSSDDLSSGVFSSCNSQTDGHLEWLASANQPSSYCFEGVDIWIENVQGECLRIREHRQVKVGHVAVGISDQISGKAFTLETLDRKMVSFEQEIKESCLWLRCVPAPDRCQRWRWRVQDGKLELRE, from the exons ATGCTCACCgacagtgacagagaaatgGCCATACCGCGGATGTTTAACTCCAACACCCCGTTCGTCATCGTGACCGGAGGATCTGAACTCTCCTTTCTTGGCAAAGAGGACGACAGCCAAGTGTGCGAGGAGGAGAAGGACTCGCTGGTCCAGGCCATCGCCCCCCATCTGAGCCGGGTGATGCAGCACGGCACCGCCAAACATGTGGAGGGCCCCCAAGTGTCCGAGGACAGTACCTGTGTGTCCATAGTGGCACAGGCAGAGA GTGAAGACTTTCAGGAGTTCAgccccaccaacacacacagtccttaCTCGAGAGCTCAGCCGCTCAAGAAGCGCAG GCCTCTCAGCAAGGAAGCTGCCCTCTTGAGTGACACTGAGGATGAGGCCTTCGACGTGGCGCACTACCACCTCCAGAGGAAACAACGCAGGAAAACCAGAGGACAGAgccaggagggaggagaagagccTCCAATCATCCGAGGCCTGTGGGTGCAGGAGATTGATTGGCTGAAATCAGCAGACAGGGAGATGACGTCATGGGCTGAGATCATACCGCCTCCTCCTCAGTTCACTGACTCAGTCTCACACCCTTGCAGCTGTGACCTGCCGTCCTCCCGCCAATGTGCAGATGTGTGCGAGTGTGACGCAGGattggaggaggaagaagcagacGACACATCCAGCTCTGATGACAGAGGCGGCGGCTCGGACTCTGATTGCGACCTGGAGCAAGACTCTGAATCCATTTGCACTCACGAAAGCGAGTCGGACTCGTCCTGCGGCGCAGAGGACGACACACAAGGCCCAGATAGTTTTGGAGTCGAAGCCACAATGTCGACTTTGACCTTTAACCTGATGCACGTGTCCGATTTTACATCCTCCTCCCACGCTGAGTGCTATTCTGACTCTACAGGGTGTGTGCAGAGCATGCTGGGAATTTCAGACCCCAGCTGCACTGTGAACACATCTCAGTGTGCATTTGGTTTCGATGACACGAGCGATACTGACACAGTTCTGGGGATCTTAAGAGGCAGAGTGACGCGCATGCCGAAGATATCTGTCGAACCTTTCTTCAAAGATTTGATAGAACAAACGCTGAATGAGTGGAAGAGCAGCAAAACCCTCAATGAAGGACTCATATTTCATCAT CAACTTCAGCCCAACAGCTGTCAGtacagggagggagaggagtaTTGCATTCTTCATCACATCCAGAACGGCTCGTATGGTGACGTATTCTGCGTCCAGGACAAACTGACTGGATTCGAGTGTGCTGCCAAAAGG CGCTTTGTTCTCCGCTGGTCTCAGATTCCTCTGAGTCACTTCAGCAGCGAGGAGGTGAGCACGTGGAGCGCTCTCAACTCTCCTCGTGTTGTGGAGCTCTTTGGGGCCGTCAGGGAGGGCCTCAACATTGTGCTGTTCATGGATCTGAAGCCAG CATGTTTGTCGCAGCTTCTGAAAGAGATGAAGTCCCTTCCTGAGGATTTGGCCCTGCACTACCTCCATCAGTCACTGGAGGCGCTAGAACACCTGCACCACAGAAAAGTCCTTCACCTGGACGTCAAAG TTGACaatgtgctgctgtctgcagactgcagagacacatTCCTCTGTGACTTTGGTCTCTCAGAGACATTAGATGACAATGGACGGAGCACCGAGGCCTTCAGGG GAGCTGCCCTCCCCGGCACAGAGACCCACATGGCCCCTGAGGTGGCTCGAGGAGATCGACTTTGTGCCAAGGCGGATGtatggagcagctgttgtatGCTACTGCACATGCTCAACGGATGCCAACCGTGGAAACGCTACTACTCCCCTCCACTCTGTCTCCAG ATTGTCAACGAGCCTCCGCCTCTCTGGGAGGTGCCGTCCAACTGCAACAATTTCACAGCTAAGGTGTTCAGAGCCGGACTCCAGAAAGACCCCGACAGACGAGCATCGGCGAAGGACCTCAGGAGGAAAACCACCAAGGCCCTCAGAGCAG TTGGAGGTCTGAGTCCCTGGTCCATCAAAAGTGCCTGTGAAAAGTTGTATCATGGCAAGAACCAGAATGAAGTCACCTCACCCTCTTTATCACCCGTCACCCCGACTAAACCATCAGCTGCCCTCTCAGCACCCACAATGTACTGGGTGAGCCCCTGGAGGACGACAGCAGTGGATGAGGACAGCAATGACCACGACTCTGAAGAGGAGATGGACTCCTTAACCAGGGAATGGGAGTCCCAGCCCAAATCACTGCAGGTTGATTACACTGCAGACGAACAAGACTGGGACACTTGGTCCGATTCGGAGGTGGATATATACATGGGAGAGGAGGAACGTATTCAGGAAAAGTGGCTGAAAACTGAAAGGGACTATGAAGGGGActgggaagaggaaggagatgaagagggggaagtagaagaagtagaagaagaagaagaagaagaagaagaagaagaagagtgggaCTCTATTTCTTCAGAGTATCGCCGAGCTCTCCGAGGCGTCTTCCCTTTGCTGCAAAAAGGCCAACAGATAATTCATGACAATGCATGGGGatcagaaccagagctggaatACCTCAGAGACG ATGTAGCTATAGGCACCACCATCCGGACCCCATCCCCTGAACCTAGAGATGACCCTCCATCCTGTTTCAGCTGCTCGGACACGTCGCAGATGGATGCCTCAGAGAAC GACTCTGATCATTCATCTGATGATCTGAGCTCTGGAGTCTTTTCCTCCTGCAACAGTCAGACGGACGGACACTTGGAGTGGTTGGCTTCAGCGAATCAGCCCTCTTCATACTGCTTCGAAG GTGTTGACATCTGGATCGAGAACGTGCAGGGCGAATGTCTAAGGATTCGTGAACACCGGCAGGTCAAAGTGGGCCATGTGGCTGTAGGAATTAGTGATCAG ATCTCAGGGAAAGCCTTCACGTTGGAGACCCTGGACAGGAAGATGGTGTCTTTTGAACAAGAGATCAAGGAGTCTTGTCTGTGGCTCCGCTGTGTTCCCGCTCCGGACAGATGTCAGCGCTGGAGGTGGAGAGTCCAAGACGGGAAGCTGGAGCTGCGAGAATGA